One stretch of Punica granatum isolate Tunisia-2019 chromosome 5, ASM765513v2, whole genome shotgun sequence DNA includes these proteins:
- the LOC116209395 gene encoding pre-rRNA-processing protein TSR2 homolog has product MELTMSGSSDMTLGDCPSSSHHVRLLEGIALLLSGWHGLQLAIENQWGGADSVQKYHQLIVDIFSWFSSRSKASLCVEELENVLHESMLLSFNTEIEDGSIEEVAEQLMILYEEYAQTTRTVDCL; this is encoded by the exons ATGGAGCTGACAATGAGCGGGTCCAGCGACATGACCCTAGGGGATTGCCCATCCTCATCTCATCATGTTCGGCTCCTAGAGGGCATCGCTTTACTTCTCTCAGGGTGGCATGGCCTTCAGTTGGCCATCGAGAATCAGTGGGGCGGTGCAGATTCGGTCCAGAAGTATCACCAGCTCATTGTCGATATCTTCTCCTGGTTCTCTTCCCGCTCCAAAG CATCGCTTTGTGTTGAAGAGTTGGAGAATGTGCTCCATGAGAGCATGTTACTTTCTTTCAACACAGAGATAGAGGATGGAAGCATTGAGGAG GTAGCTGAGCAACTGATGATTCTGTATGAAGAATACGCTCAAACTACACGCACTGTTGATTGCTTATGA